In a genomic window of Holophagales bacterium:
- a CDS encoding type II toxin-antitoxin system RelE/ParE family toxin codes for MIRTFRDPDTEALFQRRRPRRLPASLQRVALRKLVILDAADSLADLRVPPGNRLEPLRGDRAGQHSIRINDQWRICFVWCATDAFDVEIVDYHS; via the coding sequence GTGATCCGCACCTTCCGCGACCCCGACACGGAAGCGCTCTTTCAACGTCGCCGCCCGCGTCGTCTGCCCGCCAGCCTTCAACGCGTCGCGCTTCGGAAACTCGTCATCCTCGATGCGGCCGACTCCCTCGCCGACCTGCGCGTTCCGCCCGGCAATCGGCTCGAGCCTCTCAGGGGCGATCGTGCTGGCCAGCACAGCATCCGCATCAACGATCAGTGGCGCATCTGCTTCGTCTGGTGCGCCACCGATGCCTTCGACGTCGAGATCGTCGACTACCACTCGTAG
- a CDS encoding HigA family addiction module antidote protein — MAKLAPIHPGEVLLAEFLEPHGLSQYRLAKDIRVPARRVNEIVLGKRGITADTALRLSRYFGTSERFWLNLQVRFELETERDRTGARIAHEVPVLSKAS; from the coding sequence GTGGCAAAGCTCGCACCCATTCATCCTGGCGAAGTCCTCCTGGCCGAGTTCCTCGAGCCTCACGGTCTCAGCCAGTACCGCCTGGCCAAGGACATTCGTGTTCCCGCTCGGCGTGTCAACGAGATCGTCCTCGGTAAGCGCGGCATCACCGCTGACACGGCTCTTCGGCTCTCGCGGTACTTCGGCACCTCCGAGCGCTTCTGGCTCAACCTCCAGGTTCGATTCGAACTCGAGACCGAGCGCGACCGCACCGGGGCACGCATCGCTCATGAGGTTCCGGTCCTGTCGAAGGCCAGTTGA
- a CDS encoding VOC family protein codes for MRRVTGIGGIFFKAQDPGALRTWYKEHLGVDVQAWGGAVFPWTDADGNPVPGTTAWNITGSSSDDFAPSTSPFMVNYRVTDLHGLLAALRAEGCNVLDKVDESEFGRFGWVLDPEGNKIELWEPPAGQ; via the coding sequence ATGCGAAGAGTCACTGGCATCGGGGGCATCTTCTTCAAGGCCCAGGATCCCGGGGCCCTGCGCACCTGGTACAAGGAACACCTCGGGGTCGACGTTCAAGCATGGGGCGGCGCAGTATTTCCGTGGACCGACGCCGATGGCAACCCCGTACCGGGCACCACGGCCTGGAACATTACAGGCTCCAGTAGCGACGACTTTGCCCCAAGCACGTCACCGTTCATGGTCAACTATCGCGTCACTGACCTCCATGGCCTCCTTGCCGCCCTCCGCGCCGAAGGCTGCAACGTTCTCGACAAGGTCGACGAATCGGAGTTCGGTCGCTTTGGCTGGGTCCTCGATCCCGAAGGCAACAAGATCGAACTCTGGGAACCACCGGCGGGCCAATAG